A window of Piliocolobus tephrosceles isolate RC106 chromosome 13, ASM277652v3, whole genome shotgun sequence contains these coding sequences:
- the MMP27 gene encoding matrix metalloproteinase-27, translating to MKCLLLLFLFFITFSSAFPTVRTMENEENTQLAQAYLNQFYSLEIEGNHLVQSKNRSLIDDKIREMQAFFGLTVTGKLDSNTLEIMKTPRCGVPDVGQYGYTLPGWRKYNLTYRIINYTPDMARTAVDEAIQEGLEVWSKVTPLQFTKISKGIADIMIAFRTRVHGRCPRYFDGPLGVLGHAFPPGPGLGGDTHFDEDENWTKDGAGFNLFLVAAHEFGHALGLSHSSDQTALMFPNYVSLDPRKYPLSQDDINGIQSIYGGLPKVPAKPKEPTIPHACDPDLTFDAITTFRREVMFFKGRHLWRIYYDITDVEFELIASFWPSLPADLQAAYENPRDKILVFKDENFWMIRGYAILPDYPKSIHTLGFPGRVKKVDAAVCDKTTRKTYFFVGIWCWRFDEMTQTMDKGFPQRVVKHFPGISIRVDAAFQYKGFFYFSRGSKQFEYDIKTKNITRIMRTNTWFQCKEPLNSSFGFDINKEKAHSGGVKISHHKSLSLFILSIGHLLKNTIYQ from the exons atgaagtgccttctgcttctatttttgttctttataacattttcttctgcatttccCACAGTCCGAAcgatggaaaatgaagaaaacacgCAACTGGCTCAG GCATATCTCAACCAGTTCTACTCTCTTGAAATAGAAGGGAATCATCTTGTTCAAAGCAAGAACAGGAGTCTCATAGATGACAAAATTCGGGAAATGCAAGCATTTTTTGGATTGACAGTGACTGGAAAACTGGACTCAAACACCCTTGAGATCATGAAGACACCCAGGTGTGGGGTGCCTGATGTGGGCCAGTATGGCTACACCCTCCCTGGGTGGAGAAAATACAACCTCACCTACAG aataataaacTATACTCCAGATATGGCACGAACTGCTGTGGATGAGGCTATCCAAGAAGGTTTAGAAGTATGGAGCAAAGTTACTCCACTACAATTCACCAAGATTTCAAAGGGGATTGCAGACATCATGATTGCCTTCAGGACTCGAG TCCATGGTCGGTGTCCTCGCTATTTTGATGGTCCCCTGGGAGTGCTTGGCCATGCCTTTCCTCCTGGTCCAGGTCTGGGTGGTGACACTCATTTTGATGAGGATGAAAACTGGACCAAGGATGGAGCAG GATTCAACTTGTTTCTTGTGGCTGCTCATGAATTTGGTCATGCACTGGGGCTCTCTCACTCCAGTGATCAAACAGCCTTGATGTTCCCAAATTATGTCTCCCTGGATCCCAGAAAATACCCACTTTCTCAGGATGATATCAATGGAATCCAATCCATCTATG gAGGTCTGCCTAAGGTACCTGCTAAGCCAAAGGAACCCACTATACCCCATGCCTGTGACCCTGACTTGACTTTTGATGCTATCACCACTTTCCGCAGAGAAGTAATGTTCTTTAAAGGCAG GCACCTATGGAGGATCTATTATGATATCACGGATGTTGAGTTTGAATTAATTGCTTCATTCTGGCCATCTCTGCCAGCTGATCTGCAAGCTGCATATGAGAACCCCAGAGATAAGATTCTGGTTTTCAAAG ATGAAAACTTCTGGATGATCAGAGGATATGCTATCTTGCCAGATTATCCCAAATCCATCCATACATTAGGTTTTCCAGGACGTGTGAAGAAAGTAGATGCAGCCGTCTGTGATAAGACCACAAGAAAAACCTACTTCTTTGTGGGTATTTGGTGCTGGAG GTTTGATGAAATGACCCAAACCATGGACAAAGGGTTCCCGCAGAGGGTGGTAAAACACTTTCCTGGAATCAGTATCCGTGTTGATGCTGCTTTCCAGTACAAAG GATTCTTCTATTTCAGCCGTGGATCAAAGCAATTTGAATATGACATTAAGACAAAGAATATTACCCGAATCATGAGAACTAATACTTGGTTTCAATGCAAAGAACCATTAAACTCATCATTTGGTTTTGATATCAACAAGGAAAAAGCACATTCAGGAGGTGTAAAGATATCGCATCATAAGAGTTTAAGCTTGTTTATTTTAAGTATTGGTCATTTGCTGAAAAACACTATTTATCAATAA